The following are encoded together in the Pedobacter steynii genome:
- a CDS encoding FkbM family methyltransferase, translating into MKNKLSPLTLFQPGKLKVLLSLGFKGYLADKGWFEAYRTKSSISETGDPIAWVTYSFIDFIKERINKQHSVFEFGSGNSTLFYSKLSREVYSVEHDKGWFEKNSGLSGPNIKMIYCELTENGPYCRSALDTGKKFDVIIVDGRDRLNCCEQAIKSLTEDGVVVLDDSERKEYGAAFDFFKRNGFKHLPFTGMAPGVIVSKCTSIFYKSNNCLDI; encoded by the coding sequence ATGAAAAACAAACTGTCTCCTCTCACATTATTTCAACCCGGTAAATTAAAGGTCCTTTTGTCTCTGGGCTTCAAAGGTTACCTGGCTGATAAAGGATGGTTCGAGGCCTATAGAACGAAATCTTCAATCAGTGAGACTGGTGATCCTATCGCATGGGTAACTTATTCCTTCATTGATTTTATAAAAGAAAGAATCAATAAACAACATAGCGTATTTGAATTTGGGTCTGGTAATTCTACTCTTTTTTATTCAAAACTTTCCCGGGAAGTCTATTCTGTAGAGCATGATAAAGGATGGTTTGAAAAAAACTCCGGACTGAGTGGCCCAAACATCAAAATGATCTATTGTGAATTAACTGAAAATGGACCTTATTGCCGAAGTGCCCTGGATACGGGGAAAAAATTCGATGTCATTATTGTAGATGGGAGGGACCGGTTGAACTGCTGTGAGCAGGCCATCAAGTCTCTGACTGAAGATGGGGTAGTGGTGCTGGACGATTCTGAAAGAAAGGAATATGGTGCAGCATTTGATTTTTTCAAAAGAAATGGCTTCAAGCACCTTCCTTTTACAGGGATGGCACCTGGGGTAATCGTTTCTAAATGCACTTCTATCTTTTATAAATCTAACAACTGCCTGGATATCTGA
- a CDS encoding LutB/LldF family L-lactate oxidation iron-sulfur protein — MMKISDEFLVKADEKAFDLGHRKTINHNIGKYNVAVERGTSRFENLENSKKKAHVIKWRVMENLDKFLPEFESNFQRRGGKVIWANDAEEARKEILNIIQRNGGKTVIKSKSMTTEEIHLNDFLEKNNIESLESDLGEYIVQLLGQAPYHIVTPAMHLSKEEIAKLFHDKFGTPIDATPEQLTQKARELLREKYLKADIGISGGNFLIADTGSIALTENEGNARLCTTFPKIHIAIVGIEKIIPSMADLDLFWPLLSSHGTGQNLTVYNTILSGPRRPEETDGPEEMYVVLLDNGRTNLLAEKEQRQGLYCIRCGACLNACPVYKNIGGHTYNTTYSGPIGSIITPHLKGMKDFKHLSYASSLCGKCSEVCPVKIDIHKMLLLNRRDAAADHENSKSEEIGWKLFNTGMQKRSRMDTVSGKIKNFFLKFLFKKTWGKYRNMPEVAPKSFAKLYEEKNKADKNT; from the coding sequence ATGATGAAGATATCTGATGAATTTTTGGTTAAGGCCGATGAAAAGGCCTTTGATTTAGGTCATCGCAAGACGATTAATCATAATATTGGCAAATATAATGTTGCGGTAGAAAGGGGCACATCGAGATTTGAGAACTTGGAAAACTCAAAGAAGAAGGCTCATGTGATTAAATGGCGTGTGATGGAGAACCTGGATAAGTTTCTCCCTGAATTCGAATCCAACTTTCAGCGTAGAGGAGGTAAAGTGATCTGGGCAAATGATGCAGAGGAAGCCCGGAAAGAAATTCTGAATATTATTCAGAGAAACGGTGGAAAAACGGTGATCAAATCAAAATCGATGACTACCGAAGAAATCCACCTGAATGATTTCCTGGAAAAGAACAATATTGAATCATTGGAAAGTGACCTGGGTGAATACATTGTACAGCTCCTTGGCCAGGCTCCATACCATATTGTTACCCCTGCAATGCACCTTAGTAAAGAGGAAATCGCAAAGCTGTTTCATGATAAATTTGGTACGCCAATCGATGCAACACCAGAGCAACTGACCCAGAAAGCAAGAGAACTCCTCAGAGAAAAATACCTGAAAGCCGACATTGGCATTTCCGGAGGAAATTTCTTAATTGCAGATACCGGTAGCATTGCATTAACTGAGAATGAAGGAAATGCGAGGTTATGTACTACATTTCCTAAAATCCATATTGCCATTGTAGGAATTGAAAAGATCATTCCTTCTATGGCAGACCTGGACCTATTCTGGCCATTACTTTCCAGTCATGGTACCGGGCAAAACCTCACCGTTTACAATACGATTTTAAGCGGACCAAGGCGCCCCGAAGAGACTGATGGACCAGAAGAAATGTATGTGGTCTTACTGGATAACGGACGTACAAATCTGCTGGCAGAGAAAGAGCAGCGTCAGGGTCTGTATTGTATCAGATGCGGGGCTTGCCTGAATGCTTGTCCTGTCTATAAAAATATTGGCGGACATACCTATAATACGACTTACAGTGGACCAATAGGTTCTATCATTACGCCACATTTAAAAGGGATGAAGGACTTCAAACACCTGAGTTATGCTTCCAGTTTGTGTGGTAAATGTTCCGAGGTATGCCCGGTAAAAATTGACATCCATAAAATGCTCCTCCTAAACAGAAGGGACGCCGCTGCTGATCATGAAAACAGCAAATCTGAAGAGATTGGCTGGAAACTTTTCAATACCGGGATGCAAAAAAGATCGAGAATGGATACGGTAAGCGGAAAGATTAAAAACTTCTTTTTGAAGTTTCTTTTCAAGAAGACCTGGGGCAAATACCGGAATATGCCGGAAGTTGCACCGAAGTCTTTTGCCAAACTTTATGAAGAGAAAAATAAAGCAGACAAAAATACATAA
- a CDS encoding M28 family peptidase: MKKHFLYASFVLTMACSASAQNKDAVRFSKTITKDNAYKHLSVLASDAYEGRETGTKGGWMAADYIKNYFKSLGLKGPVNGDYFQPIDMATFTLSQILTINGQPAEAIKDFYIIPQSVSGEGYAFNANSILFAGYGLTKDGYNDFDGVDVTGKIVMILKSGDPNGTTSSNGRGAVNAKIKYLTEKKAAAILVIDPTVDVMPENLKSYLLSSQMVMKTKEELEKMKAPAGVPVITIGTALTNQILAAAKTDIAGLKKKIAETGKPASQEITVSISANAKKQETKVRAENVLGFLEGSDPKLKNEVLVVTGHYDHIGITPEVKGADKINNGADDDGSGTTGVLLMAEAFSKAKKAGKGPKRSILFMTVTGEEKGLLGSEWYSENPIFPLENTITNLNIDMIGRGDKDHAADNNFVYIIGSDMLSSELDQIGKKANKDYVNINLDERYNNRTDPNRFYYRSDHYNFAKHGIPVIFYFNGVHDDYHQPGDEISKIDFPMLAKRTRLVYYTAWELANRANRPKVDKNEDGTPKN; the protein is encoded by the coding sequence ATGAAAAAACACTTCTTGTACGCCAGTTTTGTGCTTACAATGGCCTGTTCTGCTTCCGCACAAAACAAGGACGCAGTAAGGTTCAGTAAGACCATCACTAAAGACAATGCCTACAAACACCTGTCTGTACTTGCTTCCGATGCTTATGAAGGTCGGGAAACAGGGACAAAAGGAGGATGGATGGCCGCAGATTATATTAAGAATTACTTCAAAAGCCTCGGATTGAAAGGTCCGGTAAACGGGGATTACTTTCAGCCGATAGACATGGCTACCTTCACGCTTTCGCAGATCTTAACCATAAACGGACAGCCGGCAGAAGCCATAAAAGATTTTTACATCATTCCTCAATCCGTTTCAGGAGAAGGGTACGCATTTAATGCCAACAGCATTTTATTTGCTGGTTATGGATTAACCAAAGATGGATATAATGACTTTGATGGGGTCGATGTAACCGGGAAAATAGTGATGATCCTCAAATCAGGAGATCCAAACGGAACTACTTCCTCCAATGGAAGAGGTGCAGTCAATGCAAAAATCAAATATTTAACAGAAAAGAAAGCAGCGGCAATCCTGGTTATTGATCCTACCGTTGATGTGATGCCGGAAAATCTGAAAAGTTACCTCCTTTCCTCACAAATGGTGATGAAAACAAAAGAGGAACTTGAAAAAATGAAAGCCCCGGCAGGCGTTCCGGTCATCACCATTGGAACAGCCTTAACCAATCAGATCCTTGCTGCCGCAAAGACTGATATCGCTGGATTGAAAAAGAAAATTGCGGAAACAGGCAAACCGGCCTCTCAGGAAATTACCGTTTCTATCTCTGCAAATGCAAAGAAACAGGAAACAAAAGTAAGGGCAGAAAATGTCCTTGGATTCCTGGAAGGTTCTGACCCTAAACTTAAAAATGAAGTTTTGGTCGTTACCGGACATTATGACCATATCGGGATTACTCCTGAAGTAAAAGGTGCAGATAAAATCAATAATGGAGCAGATGATGACGGATCAGGAACAACTGGAGTTCTCCTGATGGCTGAGGCATTTTCTAAAGCAAAAAAAGCAGGTAAAGGACCGAAAAGAAGTATTCTTTTTATGACCGTTACCGGTGAAGAAAAAGGCTTATTGGGCTCGGAATGGTATTCAGAAAATCCGATTTTCCCATTGGAAAACACCATCACCAACCTAAATATTGATATGATTGGCAGAGGTGATAAAGACCATGCTGCTGATAATAACTTTGTTTACATCATTGGTTCAGACATGCTGAGCTCAGAGCTGGATCAGATTGGCAAAAAAGCGAACAAAGATTATGTGAACATCAATCTGGATGAAAGATATAATAACAGAACAGATCCTAACCGTTTCTACTACCGTTCTGACCATTATAACTTTGCCAAACATGGAATTCCGGTAATCTTCTATTTCAACGGTGTACATGATGATTACCACCAGCCTGGGGATGAAATCAGCAAAATAGATTTCCCTATGCTTGCCAAAAGAACAAGGCTCGTTTATTATACCGCATGGGAGCTGGCCAATCGCGCCAACCGCCCAAAAGTAGATAAAAACGAAGACGGGACACCTAAAAACTAA
- the tatC gene encoding twin-arginine translocase subunit TatC, which yields MSDTKKRDLIGAIKEKGKTLEAEMSFFDHIDVLRKHLLRALAVVFVLTAGAFYFTDFIFNTIIMGPKNPNFWTYRMMCKLVEKFPAIGSDFCITKIDAKIINTEMAGQFTLQLNSCVMVGIILGIPYLLFELWLFIKPALHENERKSASGFVAFASILFFLGILFGYYMICPLSINFLTNFTVSPEIQNTFTIDSYLSSVMTLTLGSGVIFQLPVIIYILSKLGVMTPAFMRASRRYSTVLILIVAAVVTPTADPYTMMIVALPLFLLYELSIYISANIERKKNKELYGVAKVRKD from the coding sequence ATGAGTGATACTAAAAAAAGGGACCTTATTGGTGCTATAAAAGAAAAAGGAAAAACTTTAGAGGCAGAAATGTCTTTCTTTGACCACATCGATGTCCTTAGAAAACATTTGCTGAGGGCACTGGCTGTTGTCTTTGTATTAACTGCCGGAGCTTTTTATTTTACGGACTTTATCTTTAATACCATCATCATGGGGCCTAAGAACCCCAATTTCTGGACCTACAGAATGATGTGTAAACTCGTTGAGAAGTTCCCCGCTATAGGATCGGATTTTTGCATTACCAAGATTGATGCAAAGATCATCAACACAGAAATGGCCGGACAATTTACCCTCCAGCTAAACTCCTGTGTGATGGTAGGGATCATCCTCGGAATTCCTTACCTTTTGTTTGAACTCTGGTTATTCATTAAACCAGCCCTTCATGAAAATGAAAGAAAATCTGCAAGTGGCTTTGTTGCCTTTGCTTCTATCCTCTTCTTCCTGGGGATCCTTTTCGGATATTACATGATCTGCCCTTTATCGATCAATTTCCTTACCAACTTTACCGTGAGTCCGGAAATTCAGAATACCTTTACCATCGATTCTTACTTATCCTCGGTTATGACCCTGACACTGGGTTCAGGTGTCATCTTCCAGCTTCCGGTCATCATCTATATCCTATCAAAATTAGGCGTAATGACCCCGGCATTTATGCGTGCCAGCAGAAGATATTCAACCGTCCTGATTCTGATCGTGGCTGCTGTCGTTACCCCTACAGCCGATCCTTATACCATGATGATTGTTGCCCTTCCTTTGTTCTTGCTTTATGAGTTGAGTATTTATATTTCAGCAAACATTGAACGCAAAAAAAACAAAGAACTGTATGGTGTGGCTAAAGTGAGAAAAGACTAA
- the rpiB gene encoding ribose 5-phosphate isomerase B: MSTETKVKIAIGADHAGFEYKELLKSFLTDYEVKDFGTHSTQSVDYPDFAHPVASAVESKEYTFGILVCGSANGVAITANKHQHIRAAICWLNEIASLSRMHNNANILCIPARFVSEDLAKEMTTTFLNTPFEGGRHGGRVDKISC, from the coding sequence ATGTCAACAGAAACAAAGGTTAAAATTGCAATCGGCGCTGACCATGCAGGTTTTGAGTACAAGGAGTTGTTAAAATCCTTTTTAACTGATTATGAGGTTAAAGATTTTGGCACACATTCCACACAATCCGTAGACTATCCTGATTTTGCCCACCCTGTAGCATCAGCTGTAGAAAGCAAGGAATATACTTTTGGTATCCTTGTTTGCGGGAGTGCAAACGGAGTCGCCATTACCGCCAATAAACACCAGCATATCCGTGCCGCCATTTGCTGGCTTAATGAAATTGCATCCTTGTCCAGAATGCATAACAATGCAAACATATTGTGCATCCCGGCAAGATTTGTTTCTGAAGACCTGGCAAAAGAAATGACCACAACTTTCCTGAATACCCCTTTCGAAGGAGGCAGACATGGAGGCAGGGTGGACAAAATCTCCTGCTGA
- a CDS encoding alpha-ketoacid dehydrogenase subunit alpha/beta, with product MQFDRKDKNDATLLDLYTQLLYPRMVEEKMLILLRQGRIGKWFSGIGQEAIAVGSALAMKETEYILPMHRNLGVFTARDIPLKKLMAQWQGKISGFTKGRDRSFHFGTQEYKIIGMISHLGPQMAIADGIALADLIADKKQATLVFTGEGATSEGDFHEAINVASVWNLPVIFLIENNGYGLSTPINEQFKCKDLVDRAAGYGIEGVQIDGNNILEVYDTLSDLAEKMRKDPKPVLVECLTFRMRGHEEASGTKYVPQELFDLWAQKDPVKCFEEYLLEQRILTPESIAEIKADFKAGIEQEVEAAFLEEEPVADTATEMQDMYAPHPYQPVEPNQQSAEIRYIDAITDALKIGMQKHNNLVLMGQDIAEYGGAFKITDGFVDLFGKARVRNTPICESAIVGAGLGLSINGYKAVVEMQFADFVTCGFNQIVNNLAKTHYRWGEKADVVVRMPTGAGTGAGPFHSQSNEAWFTKTPGLKIVYPAFPFDAKGLLLSAIEDPNPVLFFEHKYLYRSLSGQVPIGEYTLEIGKANLIKEGEQLSIITYGLGVHWALSYLDEHPEINATLLDLRSLQPWDKEAVAAAVKKTGRVLILHEDTLSSGFGAELSAWIAEHCFEQLDAPVMRCASSDTAIPMSKVLEESFLAKSRLKESIDKLMAY from the coding sequence ATGCAGTTTGACAGAAAAGATAAGAATGATGCTACCTTATTAGATTTATACACGCAATTGCTTTACCCCCGGATGGTAGAGGAAAAAATGCTTATCTTATTACGTCAGGGCAGGATTGGCAAATGGTTTTCAGGAATCGGACAGGAAGCCATTGCCGTAGGAAGTGCTTTAGCTATGAAGGAAACCGAATACATCCTTCCTATGCATAGAAATCTGGGCGTATTTACAGCCCGGGATATCCCTTTAAAAAAGCTAATGGCCCAATGGCAAGGCAAAATATCCGGCTTTACCAAAGGCCGGGACCGCTCCTTTCATTTCGGCACACAGGAATATAAAATTATTGGAATGATCTCCCATCTGGGACCTCAGATGGCCATCGCAGATGGTATTGCGCTCGCAGACCTTATCGCAGATAAAAAACAGGCAACTCTTGTATTTACCGGCGAAGGCGCCACCAGTGAAGGTGATTTTCATGAGGCCATCAATGTGGCTTCAGTATGGAACCTTCCGGTTATCTTTTTAATTGAAAACAATGGATATGGACTCTCTACTCCAATTAACGAGCAATTTAAATGTAAAGATCTCGTAGATAGAGCTGCAGGATACGGAATAGAAGGTGTTCAGATTGATGGAAATAACATTCTGGAAGTTTATGATACCCTTTCTGATCTTGCAGAAAAGATGCGGAAAGACCCCAAACCGGTATTGGTAGAATGCCTTACTTTCAGAATGAGAGGGCACGAAGAGGCCTCAGGAACAAAATATGTGCCTCAGGAACTGTTCGACCTCTGGGCGCAAAAAGATCCGGTAAAGTGCTTTGAAGAATACCTCCTGGAGCAAAGGATACTGACTCCGGAGAGTATTGCAGAGATTAAAGCTGATTTTAAAGCTGGAATTGAACAGGAAGTGGAAGCTGCGTTTCTGGAAGAAGAGCCGGTCGCTGATACCGCTACGGAAATGCAGGATATGTATGCTCCACATCCCTATCAGCCTGTTGAGCCCAATCAGCAATCTGCAGAAATAAGATATATAGATGCCATCACAGATGCCCTAAAGATCGGCATGCAAAAACACAACAACCTGGTTTTAATGGGGCAGGACATTGCTGAATATGGTGGAGCATTTAAGATCACAGACGGCTTTGTAGACCTTTTTGGAAAAGCAAGGGTCCGCAATACCCCAATCTGTGAATCGGCGATTGTAGGGGCTGGATTAGGCCTTTCTATCAATGGTTACAAGGCTGTGGTGGAAATGCAGTTTGCCGATTTCGTGACCTGCGGATTCAATCAGATTGTGAACAACCTTGCAAAAACCCATTACCGCTGGGGAGAAAAGGCGGATGTGGTGGTCAGAATGCCTACAGGGGCAGGAACCGGTGCCGGCCCTTTTCATTCCCAAAGCAACGAAGCCTGGTTCACCAAAACACCAGGTTTAAAAATTGTCTATCCGGCTTTTCCTTTTGATGCGAAAGGTTTACTCCTTTCGGCTATTGAAGATCCCAACCCGGTATTATTTTTTGAGCATAAATATTTATACCGCAGCTTAAGCGGACAAGTTCCAATAGGGGAATACACCCTGGAAATAGGCAAAGCCAACCTGATTAAAGAAGGGGAGCAACTGAGTATCATTACTTATGGACTTGGCGTTCACTGGGCACTTTCCTATCTGGACGAACATCCGGAAATCAATGCTACTCTATTGGATTTACGCAGTTTACAACCCTGGGATAAAGAAGCTGTAGCCGCCGCGGTAAAGAAAACAGGAAGGGTACTGATCTTACATGAAGATACGCTAAGCAGCGGCTTCGGAGCTGAACTATCAGCCTGGATCGCTGAACATTGTTTTGAGCAACTGGATGCGCCTGTAATGCGTTGTGCCAGCTCCGATACCGCCATTCCAATGAGCAAAGTCCTGGAAGAAAGCTTCCTTGCCAAAAGCAGACTTAAGGAAAGTATTGATAAATTAATGGCCTACTGA
- a CDS encoding GIN domain-containing protein — translation MKTSIKTLFASALTAIVLTSSAFTTFAKDTTPVSAPAAVKFNKVVVTGNAKVVLVQSNSEGVTTNDELGANTTVQQKGYTLYINSTESSPATIYVNVKDLQRIDASNTAQVKTRGNFDLAVLQIFLKDGAKANVNAKVGSLYTEMKDQSDLKLSGSSAEHSLVRNDVSKLNLNDFVIAKL, via the coding sequence ATGAAAACTTCGATCAAAACCTTATTCGCTTCAGCTTTAACTGCTATCGTTTTAACTTCTTCAGCCTTCACTACTTTCGCTAAAGATACTACACCTGTAAGCGCACCAGCCGCTGTAAAATTCAATAAAGTAGTTGTTACCGGAAATGCTAAAGTGGTATTGGTACAAAGCAATTCAGAAGGCGTTACCACTAACGATGAGCTTGGCGCCAACACTACCGTTCAGCAAAAAGGATATACTTTGTACATCAACTCTACCGAGAGCAGCCCGGCAACCATCTATGTAAATGTAAAAGACCTGCAAAGAATTGATGCCTCCAATACTGCTCAGGTAAAAACCCGTGGTAACTTCGACTTAGCCGTTCTTCAGATCTTTTTAAAAGATGGGGCCAAAGCAAATGTAAATGCAAAAGTAGGCAGCCTTTATACTGAGATGAAAGATCAGTCTGACCTGAAATTGAGCGGTTCATCAGCAGAACACAGCCTGGTAAGAAACGATGTTTCAAAATTAAACCTGAATGATTTTGTAATTGCTAAACTATAA
- a CDS encoding SprT-like domain-containing protein — MKKEEILAQYMPPGAAPIIAKWIDYFQCEFKISKNRATKLGDYRHPYKNLGHKISVNNDLNAYAFLVTTVHEFAHLLTWNDHKNKVKPHGAEWKHNFKRMMAPFIEQQIFPNDVQQAIVSYLNNPSAASCTDLKLSRALKKHDLPKDASRLEELPLDAVFTIKDGRQFRKGEKLRKRYRCLCLTNGNVYLFNPLAEVTLAATGT; from the coding sequence TTGAAAAAGGAAGAGATTTTAGCACAGTATATGCCTCCAGGGGCGGCGCCAATTATTGCGAAGTGGATAGATTATTTTCAATGTGAATTTAAAATATCTAAAAACAGAGCGACGAAGCTTGGTGATTACCGGCACCCTTATAAGAATTTAGGGCATAAAATATCAGTCAATAATGACCTGAATGCCTATGCTTTTCTTGTTACTACGGTACATGAGTTTGCCCATCTGCTGACCTGGAATGACCATAAGAATAAAGTGAAACCCCACGGTGCGGAATGGAAGCATAATTTCAAACGCATGATGGCTCCCTTTATTGAACAGCAAATCTTTCCTAATGATGTTCAGCAGGCGATAGTGAGTTACCTGAATAATCCTTCTGCAGCAAGCTGCACCGATCTTAAACTATCCCGTGCTTTGAAAAAGCACGACTTGCCTAAGGATGCTTCCAGACTGGAAGAACTGCCTCTGGATGCCGTATTTACGATAAAGGACGGACGTCAGTTCAGAAAGGGTGAAAAGCTGAGAAAAAGATACCGTTGTCTTTGCCTGACCAATGGTAATGTCTATTTGTTTAATCCTTTGGCAGAAGTAACCTTAGCCGCTACAGGGACATAA